A single genomic interval of Phycisphaeraceae bacterium harbors:
- a CDS encoding YdeI/OmpD-associated family protein, with the protein MNNTTPKVDGYIRKNKQWQAELTALRRIALESGLTEDIKWRTPCYTDQGQNIVLIGCGKNNCAMSFLKGVLLKDTRGILVAPGANTQSARMAKFTSVEEITRLRPVLKELLEQAIAAERAGLKVEFKKEFDIPAELQARFDENVELETAFTSLTPGRQRAYILYISAAKQSKTRASRIEKHILRILEGKGLDD; encoded by the coding sequence ATGAACAACACAACCCCCAAGGTGGACGGCTACATCCGCAAAAACAAACAGTGGCAGGCGGAGCTGACAGCTCTGCGCCGGATCGCGCTTGAGAGCGGACTGACCGAAGACATCAAGTGGCGCACTCCCTGCTACACCGACCAGGGCCAGAACATCGTTCTCATCGGCTGCGGTAAGAACAACTGCGCGATGAGCTTCCTCAAGGGAGTCCTGCTCAAGGACACTCGCGGCATCCTCGTCGCGCCCGGTGCCAACACGCAATCCGCTCGCATGGCGAAATTCACCAGCGTCGAAGAGATCACCCGGCTCCGCCCCGTCCTCAAGGAACTGCTTGAGCAGGCCATCGCCGCAGAACGGGCGGGCTTGAAGGTGGAGTTCAAGAAGGAGTTTGATATTCCCGCGGAGCTTCAGGCCCGGTTTGATGAAAACGTCGAGTTGGAAACCGCGTTTACCTCGTTGACACCCGGCCGACAACGCGCGTACATCCTCTACATTTCCGCAGCCAAGCAATCCAAGACGCGAGCGTCACGGATTGAAAAACACATCCTGCGCATCCTCGAAGGCAAAGGCCTCGACGATTAA